In Anaerolineae bacterium, one genomic interval encodes:
- a CDS encoding glycosyltransferase family 39 protein, with translation MSTFDWFKSILPKVFRRGNKNPAQIPGDWPEKSEQPPLPAQPSTQTRLRRQPGETTRLWLAISAGLAMLVAGLLPLNLLATRPFHHDEALYATWALEITSGENPFLAQTPIDKPPLFLYTVAGTLWLFGNTETSARLPSLLFTVLTVGLTFWLGHKLYGNYVGGLAAWLVALSPFTILFAPTAFTDPMLVMLVLAACLAAVYVQSLLAGMFLGLAIVTKQQGVFYAPLVVMVLLLRVKYQGARGKGQGARVKRQVSGGKSQIIRKTQYAIRNFFIAAILVLALVFLWDFNRDQSPGFWQLSLINYGGLNTGSQNFGARWAGFIELLTYATAAPVLNTIFLTGLPLLLIWNTYHIINKKQSLATNRPIYQPATLQVQTDWLFSFFSLIFILVHSWFSFQVWDRYLLGLIPFLALLLARILWLPWLILKEVWLDRRPRLLSIVRPVLGLSLICLLGLSLGRPVQDAVNGRYPLGSNSGALRGIDQLVAYLQGHAGATTTLYHRWLGTHWRYYLWHYPYDLQYWPSAEFLAGQAQPGQLIVFPSWRSETEARLALAENNLALQELSRAYTPAGNPSLVLYQIVKRGNRG, from the coding sequence ATGTCAACGTTTGATTGGTTTAAAAGTATACTGCCCAAAGTTTTCCGGCGCGGCAACAAAAATCCGGCTCAAATTCCTGGCGATTGGCCGGAGAAAAGCGAGCAACCGCCTCTGCCGGCCCAACCCTCAACGCAGACCCGGCTACGACGGCAGCCGGGGGAGACAACGCGCCTGTGGCTGGCCATAAGCGCTGGCCTGGCAATGTTAGTGGCGGGGTTACTGCCCCTTAATCTTCTCGCCACCCGGCCTTTTCATCACGATGAGGCGCTTTATGCTACCTGGGCGCTGGAGATAACGTCCGGTGAAAATCCATTTCTGGCGCAAACACCCATAGACAAACCACCTCTTTTTCTTTACACGGTGGCCGGGACGTTGTGGCTATTTGGTAATACGGAAACCTCGGCGCGGCTGCCATCTTTATTATTTACCGTTTTAACCGTAGGTTTGACCTTCTGGTTAGGACACAAATTGTACGGCAACTACGTTGGCGGGTTAGCCGCCTGGCTGGTGGCGCTCTCGCCCTTTACCATTCTCTTTGCCCCCACCGCCTTTACCGATCCAATGCTGGTGATGTTGGTCTTGGCCGCTTGCCTGGCTGCTGTTTATGTCCAATCCCTTTTGGCCGGAATGTTTTTGGGGTTGGCTATTGTGACCAAACAGCAAGGAGTGTTTTATGCGCCGTTGGTGGTAATGGTGTTGTTGTTAAGGGTCAAGTATCAAGGGGCAAGGGGCAAGGGGCAAGGGGCAAGGGTCAAACGTCAGGTGTCAGGAGGCAAGAGCCAGATAATACGCAAAACCCAATACGCAATACGTAACTTTTTTATAGCCGCAATTCTTGTTTTGGCGCTTGTTTTTTTATGGGATTTTAACCGCGACCAATCGCCCGGTTTCTGGCAGTTAAGCCTGATTAACTACGGCGGGCTGAACACCGGCAGCCAGAATTTTGGCGCGCGGTGGGCGGGATTTATTGAGTTATTAACCTACGCTACAGCCGCGCCGGTTTTGAATACCATTTTTTTAACAGGGCTACCGTTGTTATTGATCTGGAACACCTACCACATCATCAACAAAAAACAATCCCTAGCTACCAACCGGCCCATTTACCAACCGGCCACTCTTCAAGTCCAAACCGATTGGTTATTCTCATTCTTTAGTCTAATCTTTATCCTGGTTCATTCCTGGTTTTCGTTTCAAGTTTGGGATCGCTACCTATTAGGGCTGATTCCTTTCCTGGCGCTGCTACTGGCCCGGATTTTATGGTTGCCCTGGCTAATCTTAAAAGAGGTCTGGCTTGATCGCCGGCCAAGGTTATTGTCCATAGTTAGGCCGGTTCTGGGTTTGAGCCTTATTTGTTTACTTGGCCTAAGTTTAGGCAGACCCGTTCAAGATGCGGTCAACGGCCGTTATCCTTTGGGCAGCAATAGCGGCGCGTTAAGGGGAATTGACCAGCTTGTGGCTTACCTGCAAGGCCACGCCGGGGCCACCACCACGCTTTACCATCGTTGGCTGGGCACGCATTGGCGATACTATTTGTGGCATTATCCCTATGATTTACAATACTGGCCGTCGGCGGAGTTTTTGGCCGGCCAGGCCCAACCTGGCCAACTGATTGTTTTCCCGTCCTGGCGTTCCGAAACCGAAGCCAGGTTAGCCCTGGCTGAAAATAATTTAGCATTACAGGAATTGAGCCGGGCTTATACGCCTGCGGGGAATCCATCCCTGGTGCTGTATCAAATAGTGAAAAGGGGGAATAGGGGATAG
- a CDS encoding RtcB family protein, translated as MVSQSDFKQIDKYVYEIPQSFRADMRVPARFYADPDLLENMLGDKSLEQLANTATLPGVVNYALAMPDIHQGYGFPIGGVVATAWPDGVISPGGVGYDINCGVRLLATHLHQQEVAPYLNDLATMLYHHCPSGVGKGGHVKLKPGELERLVETGARWALKRGFATEEDLVRTEENGCIEGADAGLVSERAKKRGQDQVGTLGAGNHFIEVDEVDEVFDETAAQRTGLFPGQVVVQIHCGSRGFGHQICSDYVNRFQKVIHQYGITLPDRELVCAPLSSPAGQDYLAAMKAAANYAFANRQVLTYHIRRSFEEVLAGKVKNHHVYQVYDIAHNMAKIEEHESQGRKIKVCVHRKGATRAFGPGSPVLPGVYRDIGQPVLVPGSMGTASWVLLGTEGSMNQTFGSTCHGAGRMMSRSKAKKTVWGAELREELEAGGIHVRAGSMAGLAEEAPLAYKDVDKVVEVVHGAGIAKKVARLVPIAVIKG; from the coding sequence ATGGTCAGTCAAAGTGATTTTAAACAAATTGATAAGTACGTTTATGAAATCCCCCAATCTTTCCGCGCCGACATGCGCGTGCCGGCGCGCTTTTATGCCGACCCCGATTTGCTGGAAAATATGTTGGGCGATAAAAGCCTGGAGCAACTGGCCAACACGGCTACGCTGCCGGGGGTGGTGAATTATGCCCTGGCTATGCCCGACATCCACCAAGGCTACGGTTTCCCCATTGGAGGCGTGGTAGCCACGGCATGGCCCGATGGCGTCATCTCGCCGGGGGGGGTAGGCTACGATATTAATTGCGGCGTACGCCTGCTGGCCACCCACCTACATCAACAAGAAGTTGCCCCCTACTTAAACGACCTGGCGACAATGCTGTATCACCATTGTCCAAGCGGGGTGGGCAAAGGCGGGCACGTCAAACTCAAGCCGGGCGAGTTGGAGCGGCTGGTGGAAACCGGCGCGCGCTGGGCGCTGAAACGAGGGTTTGCCACAGAGGAAGACCTGGTTCGCACCGAAGAGAACGGCTGTATTGAAGGGGCCGACGCGGGCCTGGTGAGCGAACGGGCCAAAAAACGCGGCCAGGACCAGGTGGGCACTCTGGGGGCAGGCAACCATTTTATTGAAGTTGATGAAGTGGATGAAGTGTTTGATGAGACTGCGGCCCAGCGCACCGGCCTTTTCCCCGGCCAGGTAGTGGTGCAAATTCACTGCGGCTCGCGCGGTTTTGGCCACCAGATTTGTAGCGACTACGTGAACCGCTTCCAAAAAGTAATCCACCAGTATGGCATCACCTTGCCCGACCGGGAGTTGGTCTGCGCCCCTCTCAGCAGCCCGGCGGGGCAGGATTACCTGGCGGCAATGAAAGCTGCGGCTAATTACGCCTTTGCCAACCGGCAGGTGCTTACCTATCACATCCGCCGTAGTTTTGAGGAGGTGCTGGCCGGCAAGGTGAAAAATCATCACGTTTACCAGGTGTACGATATTGCCCACAATATGGCCAAAATTGAGGAGCACGAAAGCCAGGGGCGCAAAATAAAAGTATGCGTGCATCGTAAGGGAGCCACGCGCGCCTTTGGACCGGGGTCGCCGGTGTTGCCGGGTGTTTATCGCGACATCGGCCAGCCGGTGCTGGTGCCTGGCTCGATGGGCACGGCCAGTTGGGTGCTGCTGGGCACCGAGGGTTCCATGAACCAGACCTTTGGTTCCACCTGCCACGGGGCCGGGCGGATGATGAGTCGCTCTAAGGCCAAAAAAACGGTCTGGGGCGCGGAACTACGTGAGGAATTGGAGGCGGGGGGCATCCACGTGCGAGCAGGCAGCATGGCGGGCCTGGCCGAAGAAGCGCCCCTGGCCTACAAAGATGTGGATAAGGTAGTTGAGGTGGTACATGGGGCTGGCATTGCCAAAAAAGTGGCTCGGTTGGTGCCAATAGCAGTTATTAAGGGATAA
- a CDS encoding glucose-1-phosphate adenylyltransferase: protein MMNTLVMIMAGGASEDLSVFTAVRSEPAIPFGGKFRIIDFPMSNCVNSGLYNVALLTQYIPRSLNDHVGVGKPWDLDRSQGGVRLLQPYLGPGHSGWQRGTADAVRRNMDFIEEQRVDNVLILAGDHIYKMDYRPMLRFHQQMKTDVTLAVRRVSPFETYRFGIVGVESNMRVINFKEKPRRSKETLASMGIYVFQFDALRQILADETLNDFGRDVLPNILHTHKVSAYTFEGYWADVGTLQAYWEANMALLAETPALDLYDPEWVIHTRSEEQPPVQIGPEAWVGGNLLSNGCIINGVVESSVLSPGVRVEAGAVVRDSVIMNDTVIGAKARVERTIIDKEVYIGEGAEIGYGVDNVPNRLHPGRLNTGLTVIGKNARIPPGIRIGHNVIINPDVTEGHFQTDFIASGETV, encoded by the coding sequence TTGATGAATACTTTAGTCATGATCATGGCCGGTGGAGCCAGCGAGGATTTGAGCGTGTTCACGGCGGTTCGCTCTGAGCCGGCCATTCCTTTTGGTGGCAAATTTCGGATCATTGACTTTCCAATGTCAAACTGCGTTAATTCGGGGCTTTATAATGTGGCCCTGCTAACCCAATATATACCTCGCTCTTTGAATGACCACGTGGGGGTGGGCAAACCCTGGGATTTAGATCGCTCGCAGGGAGGAGTGCGCCTGTTACAGCCTTACCTGGGACCGGGGCACAGCGGCTGGCAGCGCGGCACCGCCGATGCCGTACGGCGCAACATGGATTTTATTGAAGAGCAGCGCGTGGATAACGTGCTCATCCTGGCCGGCGACCATATTTACAAAATGGATTACCGGCCTATGCTGCGCTTTCACCAACAAATGAAAACCGACGTGACCCTGGCCGTGCGCCGGGTCAGCCCGTTTGAAACGTATCGGTTTGGCATTGTGGGCGTTGAAAGTAACATGCGGGTGATCAACTTTAAAGAAAAGCCACGCCGATCCAAAGAAACATTGGCCTCGATGGGAATTTACGTATTTCAGTTTGACGCGCTCCGACAGATTTTGGCCGATGAAACATTGAATGATTTTGGCCGGGATGTGTTGCCCAACATCCTGCATACTCATAAAGTTTCTGCCTATACCTTTGAAGGCTACTGGGCCGATGTGGGCACCCTGCAAGCCTACTGGGAAGCCAATATGGCTTTGTTGGCCGAAACCCCGGCCCTGGATTTATATGACCCCGAATGGGTCATCCACACCCGCAGTGAGGAACAGCCGCCGGTCCAGATTGGGCCTGAAGCCTGGGTGGGGGGCAATTTACTTTCTAATGGTTGTATCATTAATGGAGTGGTTGAAAGTTCCGTCCTTTCGCCGGGCGTGCGGGTTGAAGCCGGGGCAGTGGTGCGCGATTCCGTAATTATGAACGATACCGTGATTGGGGCCAAGGCCAGAGTTGAACGAACCATCATTGACAAAGAAGTGTATATTGGTGAAGGCGCAGAAATTGGCTATGGTGTTGATAACGTGCCCAACCGCCTCCATCCCGGCCGGCTCAATACCGGCTTAACGGTTATTGGCAAAAACGCGCGCATCCCCCCCGGCATTAGAATAGGCCATAACGTTATTATCAATCCTGATGTTACCGAAGGGCACTTTCAGACCGACTTTATTGCCAGTGGAGAAACAGTGTAG
- a CDS encoding YfhO family protein, whose amino-acid sequence MKSNLTKIISILTIILLTFLFFWKILLTNLILVGVDSFLYFYPYKAYATAVLRQGQLPLWNPYLFMGAPLLANSQVGVFYPFNWLFIWLDPPRQVAWSIGLHLVLAGVFMLVYTRLSLQLAWFSAWTAAVVFAFGGYLGAQVEHINQLNAAVWLPLLFLFYDFGLKHKSQQRWPWFLLLAFVIALTLLAGHAQTVFISLFGLGLYALWQGLSEGQRSAAKGQGFQVKFNTLRITFTQYLWPLIVAALLAAAVAAIQLIPTAELSAHSIRSGGLPFRETVSFSLSPVTLPYALLPPLGVDLAQVWDEAFGERVAYVGVSGFGLALIGAFGALRRPEIRRFVVVAAGGLGLSVGLYSGPLYLALYTLVPGFNLFRVPPRWLLLYIFGVSVLAGYGCNALFKPLLLREHLAVTWRWLRARRRRLAFFIVLPAGLVLVFGVWKTPPFATLVIWLSLALITFGLIYYILRPSSLSGFSQKKRPAPTPGPWLLLPLLIVELFCSAQTLSYNHPTAPQAYHSMRNSVAFLRSVAANATPPDRFLSLSGIAYDPGDARELAQIYGPSLSDKALYNLIVATKQKEVLFFNLPLVYGLYSVDGYDGGILPLANFVTLQKLFLPPDDLSLDGRLREKLRFVPPGQLLSLLNTRWIITDKVFDAWIDGIFYDLQFPAHLAPGQSIATTDIPAFPATAIGLVSHLAEAAHLPAGTPVAELTLTFADGAGGSADPDETFTLKAGVDTAEGIYPPHAAHPQANIGVAWPYEAAGVDYVTVYTLTNRRPITRIKLTGLLPQGQFILKGLSLIHEPTHTSRSIILSTQGEYRQVHSGDVKIYENQTVLPRAFIVHRAELVADTAQALALMRNRNFDLRQTLVRLAGEGETVGPIALGRPSTSESALITAYTPERVEVTANLASPGWLVLSEAYYPGWQVRVDGQPVEIMPVNIMFRAVELPVGEHVLVFEFKPASLQMGMWVSGLALLVLAGGWVMAVRKSRQER is encoded by the coding sequence ATGAAATCTAATTTAACCAAAATCATTTCCATCTTGACCATCATCCTGTTGACATTCCTGTTTTTCTGGAAAATCTTGTTGACCAATCTCATCCTGGTTGGCGTGGACTCCTTTCTTTATTTTTATCCCTACAAAGCCTACGCTACCGCGGTCTTACGCCAGGGGCAGTTGCCCCTCTGGAATCCTTATCTGTTTATGGGCGCGCCGTTATTGGCCAACAGCCAGGTGGGGGTTTTTTACCCGTTCAATTGGCTCTTTATCTGGCTCGACCCTCCCCGGCAGGTAGCCTGGTCTATTGGGCTGCACCTTGTTTTGGCCGGGGTGTTCATGTTGGTCTACACCCGTTTATCTTTGCAACTGGCCTGGTTCAGCGCGTGGACGGCCGCCGTGGTGTTTGCCTTTGGCGGTTACCTGGGCGCGCAGGTAGAACACATCAACCAGCTTAATGCCGCGGTCTGGCTGCCGCTGCTTTTTTTGTTTTATGATTTTGGCCTAAAACACAAAAGTCAACAACGTTGGCCCTGGTTTCTGCTGTTAGCCTTTGTGATTGCCCTCACGCTTCTGGCCGGCCACGCCCAAACCGTTTTCATCTCCCTGTTTGGCCTGGGCCTGTATGCTTTGTGGCAGGGCTTGAGCGAGGGCCAGCGGTCGGCGGCCAAGGGTCAAGGATTTCAAGTTAAATTTAATACTTTACGCATAACCTTCACCCAATACTTGTGGCCCTTGATCGTGGCGGCGCTGCTGGCGGCTGCCGTGGCCGCTATCCAGCTTATCCCCACCGCCGAGTTGTCGGCCCACTCTATCCGCAGCGGCGGCCTGCCTTTCCGCGAAACCGTTTCTTTTAGCCTATCGCCCGTTACCCTGCCCTACGCCCTGCTGCCTCCGTTGGGGGTGGACCTGGCCCAGGTGTGGGATGAAGCGTTTGGCGAGCGGGTTGCCTACGTGGGGGTGAGCGGTTTTGGCCTGGCCCTGATAGGCGCGTTTGGCGCTCTCCGGCGGCCAGAGATCCGCCGTTTTGTGGTTGTGGCGGCCGGCGGTTTGGGGTTGAGTGTGGGCCTCTACAGCGGCCCGCTCTACCTGGCCCTTTACACCCTGGTACCCGGGTTTAACCTGTTCCGGGTTCCTCCCCGCTGGTTGTTGTTGTATATTTTTGGCGTGTCCGTTTTGGCCGGTTATGGCTGTAACGCTCTCTTTAAGCCTCTCCTCTTGCGCGAGCATTTGGCCGTAACCTGGCGCTGGCTCCGCGCCCGCCGGCGGCGGTTGGCCTTTTTTATTGTTTTGCCTGCCGGCCTTGTTCTGGTTTTTGGCGTTTGGAAAACCCCACCCTTTGCCACGCTCGTTATCTGGTTGAGCCTGGCCTTGATCACGTTTGGGCTTATCTACTATATTTTACGCCCTTCATCCCTGAGTGGTTTTTCTCAGAAAAAACGCCCGGCCCCAACTCCCGGCCCCTGGCTTTTGCTGCCCCTGCTCATCGTCGAACTCTTCTGCTCGGCCCAAACCCTTAGTTACAACCATCCCACCGCGCCCCAGGCCTATCACTCCATGCGTAATAGCGTGGCCTTTTTACGCTCGGTTGCCGCCAACGCCACGCCTCCTGATCGTTTCCTCAGCCTGTCCGGCATTGCCTACGACCCCGGGGACGCGCGCGAATTGGCCCAAATTTACGGTCCCAGCCTGTCGGACAAAGCTTTGTATAATTTAATAGTGGCTACAAAACAAAAAGAAGTTCTTTTTTTTAACCTGCCCCTGGTTTACGGCTTGTATAGCGTTGACGGCTACGACGGCGGGATTTTGCCCTTGGCCAACTTTGTCACCTTGCAAAAACTCTTCCTGCCCCCCGACGATCTGTCGTTGGACGGGCGTTTGCGGGAAAAGTTGCGTTTTGTGCCGCCGGGCCAGTTGCTCTCCCTGCTCAATACCCGCTGGATCATCACCGACAAAGTTTTTGACGCCTGGATTGACGGCATTTTTTACGACCTGCAATTTCCGGCGCATCTGGCCCCCGGCCAGTCTATCGCCACCACCGACATCCCTGCCTTTCCGGCCACGGCCATTGGTCTTGTTTCTCACCTGGCCGAAGCCGCTCATTTACCCGCCGGTACTCCCGTGGCCGAACTAACCCTCACCTTTGCCGACGGCGCGGGCGGCAGCGCCGACCCCGATGAAACCTTCACCCTTAAAGCCGGGGTAGACACCGCTGAAGGCATTTACCCTCCCCACGCCGCCCATCCGCAGGCCAACATCGGCGTGGCCTGGCCTTACGAGGCGGCAGGGGTGGATTATGTTACAGTTTATACCTTAACTAACCGCCGGCCAATCACCCGGATCAAATTAACCGGCCTTCTGCCCCAGGGCCAATTCATTCTCAAAGGTCTAAGCCTCATTCATGAGCCGACCCACACCAGCCGTTCCATCATCCTTTCCACGCAGGGAGAATACCGCCAGGTCCACTCCGGGGATGTAAAAATTTATGAGAATCAAACCGTGTTACCCCGCGCCTTCATCGTTCACCGGGCTGAGCTGGTGGCCGATACCGCGCAAGCTCTGGCCTTAATGCGCAACCGGAATTTTGACCTCCGGCAAACGTTGGTCCGTTTGGCCGGTGAGGGCGAAACAGTTGGCCCCATCGCTTTGGGCCGACCTTCTACCTCTGAGAGCGCCTTGATTACTGCCTACACCCCGGAACGAGTTGAAGTGACGGCCAACCTGGCCTCGCCTGGCTGGTTGGTATTGAGCGAGGCGTATTATCCCGGCTGGCAGGTTAGGGTTGATGGACAACCCGTCGAGATAATGCCGGTCAACATTATGTTTAGAGCCGTAGAATTACCGGTAGGGGAACATGTGCTTGTATTTGAATTCAAACCTGCTTCATTGCAAATGGGAATGTGGGTGAGTGGCCTGGCTTTGCTGGTGTTGGCAGGAGGATGGGTTATGGCTGTTAGAAAAAGCAGGCAGGAGAGATAG
- a CDS encoding archease has product MAKPKSAKPQANIAFEEIEHTADWALRIQGQDLRQLLLNAARGMSSLLVADLADVPATREEQLEIEAYDAESLLVNWLSELAYRAEVEGIVFAEFDLSRVTPTHLQAAVRGGHVSDLQKHIKAVTYHNLEIIKTDRGLEATVVFDV; this is encoded by the coding sequence ATGGCCAAACCAAAATCCGCCAAACCTCAAGCCAATATCGCCTTTGAAGAGATAGAACACACGGCCGATTGGGCGCTGCGGATACAGGGGCAAGATTTACGCCAGTTATTGCTCAATGCCGCCCGCGGCATGAGCAGTTTGCTGGTGGCTGATTTGGCCGACGTTCCGGCCACGCGAGAAGAGCAATTGGAGATAGAAGCCTATGACGCCGAAAGCCTGCTGGTCAACTGGTTGAGCGAGCTGGCCTACCGGGCCGAAGTTGAAGGAATCGTTTTTGCTGAGTTTGACCTATCCCGCGTCACCCCTACTCACCTGCAAGCCGCCGTCCGAGGCGGTCACGTATCTGACCTACAGAAACACATCAAGGCCGTTACCTACCACAATTTGGAAATCATCAAAACAGATCGTGGCCTGGAGGCAACCGTTGTTTTTGACGTGTAA
- a CDS encoding glucose-1-phosphate adenylyltransferase: MQTLAVLMAGGAGTRLTVLSDKRAKPAVPFAGKYRIIDFTLSNCVNSGIYDVAVLTQYRPHSLNAHIGIGKPWDLDRQRGGVHLRQPYQGGSADLDWYRGTADAVCRNLDFIQEKNPDVALILSGDHIYKMDYRPMLAYHAEKGADLTVAVMNVPLEEVHRLGIMTVNRNMRVTEFHEKPKDQDKGTLASMGIYIFNTNTLFERLTEGSAESPRIDFGKDVIPSMIDRDKVYAYPFEGYWVDVGTLQSYWETNLALTDPANNALKLHDPGWIIHTRSEERPPVKLGPQAQVVNSLISNGCVIRGRVERSVFSPGVYVSPGALVRESVIINDTWIGPGAVVDRSVVDENVVIGTGTYVGYGDDLTPNQELPDKLNTGITVVGAGAHVPGGLRLGRNVLVRSNRQESDFPGTEILSGNTV, encoded by the coding sequence ATGCAAACCTTAGCCGTCTTAATGGCCGGGGGGGCCGGGACCCGCTTGACGGTGCTTTCAGACAAACGAGCCAAACCGGCCGTGCCTTTTGCCGGCAAATACAGAATTATTGATTTTACCCTCTCCAATTGTGTTAATTCCGGCATTTACGATGTGGCCGTGCTTACCCAATACCGGCCCCATTCCCTCAATGCGCATATTGGCATTGGCAAACCCTGGGATTTGGACCGGCAGCGGGGCGGCGTTCACCTGCGCCAGCCCTACCAGGGCGGCAGCGCCGACCTGGATTGGTATCGCGGCACGGCAGACGCGGTTTGCCGTAACCTTGATTTTATTCAAGAGAAAAATCCAGATGTGGCGCTTATCCTCTCCGGGGATCATATCTACAAAATGGATTACCGCCCCATGCTGGCCTATCACGCTGAAAAGGGAGCCGATCTAACCGTAGCCGTAATGAACGTCCCCCTGGAAGAGGTGCACCGCCTGGGCATTATGACGGTGAATCGTAATATGCGCGTTACCGAATTTCATGAGAAGCCCAAAGACCAAGATAAAGGCACCCTGGCCTCGATGGGCATTTATATTTTTAATACCAATACGCTGTTTGAGCGTTTAACCGAAGGCAGCGCCGAGTCGCCCCGCATTGACTTTGGCAAAGACGTTATCCCCAGTATGATTGACCGGGATAAGGTGTATGCCTATCCTTTTGAGGGCTATTGGGTGGATGTCGGCACCCTGCAATCTTACTGGGAAACTAACCTGGCCTTAACCGATCCGGCCAATAATGCCCTTAAACTGCACGACCCCGGCTGGATCATTCATACCCGCAGCGAGGAACGCCCGCCGGTAAAATTGGGGCCGCAAGCCCAGGTGGTCAACAGCCTCATTTCCAATGGCTGCGTCATTCGGGGGCGGGTGGAGCGCTCGGTGTTTTCACCGGGCGTGTATGTTTCGCCGGGGGCGCTGGTGCGGGAATCGGTGATTATTAATGACACCTGGATTGGACCGGGGGCCGTGGTGGACCGGTCTGTTGTGGACGAAAACGTGGTCATTGGTACGGGCACTTATGTAGGCTATGGTGATGACCTGACGCCTAATCAAGAGCTGCCGGATAAACTCAATACCGGCATTACGGTTGTTGGCGCAGGCGCGCACGTGCCCGGTGGTTTACGCCTGGGCCGTAACGTATTGGTCCGTTCCAACCGGCAGGAAAGCGACTTTCCCGGAACAGAAATTTTGAGCGGGAACACGGTGTAA
- a CDS encoding NUDIX hydrolase, producing MSTPETAETYDVSKYERPSVTVDVVVFSILDELLKVLLIKRKAWPYEGMWAIPGGFVKMNESLEDAAYRELAEETNVTRDQVYLEQLYTFGEPGRDPRTRVITVAYFALVGADKLHPHATDDAEDVGWFSVYDLPQLAFDHADILEYALIRLRYKLEYSAVGFQLLPEKFTLRELQDAYEIILGAKLDKGNFRSKLRKTQVVEKVDGYRDTGGRPARLYRFREDAVAEIKARRLFP from the coding sequence ATGAGCACGCCAGAAACAGCCGAAACTTATGATGTCAGCAAATATGAACGCCCCTCAGTAACGGTTGATGTGGTTGTTTTTAGCATTCTTGACGAACTGCTAAAGGTTCTTTTGATCAAACGCAAGGCCTGGCCGTATGAAGGGATGTGGGCTATCCCGGGCGGCTTTGTAAAAATGAATGAAAGCCTGGAAGATGCGGCTTATCGTGAATTGGCCGAAGAAACCAATGTGACCAGAGATCAAGTTTACCTGGAGCAACTCTACACTTTTGGCGAACCCGGCCGCGATCCCCGCACCCGGGTGATTACGGTAGCCTACTTTGCCCTGGTGGGCGCAGATAAACTTCATCCCCACGCCACTGACGATGCGGAAGATGTGGGTTGGTTCTCGGTGTATGATTTGCCCCAACTGGCCTTTGACCATGCCGATATTTTGGAGTACGCTTTGATCCGTTTGCGTTATAAATTGGAGTATTCGGCGGTGGGGTTTCAGCTTTTGCCGGAGAAATTTACCCTGCGAGAGTTGCAAGACGCTTATGAGATCATTCTGGGCGCCAAGTTAGACAAAGGTAATTTCCGCAGCAAACTGCGCAAAACCCAGGTGGTGGAAAAAGTTGATGGCTATCGAGACACCGGGGGCCGCCCCGCCCGCCTTTACCGCTTCCGCGAAGATGCCGTGGCCGAGATCAAGGCCCGGCGTTTATTTCCTTAA